aatattaaaaactgTAAATAGGTTTATTTTTCTACTCCATTGGCAGGCCAGCCCTTATTGGGGTTTGAGCTTGGCCCATCGGTATTGTGTTGAGCCCATTTACTGCCTGACGAGGAAGTTGATCGCCCTTGTTTGCTTCATCGTCTCTGCTTCATCCATGGCGGCTATCAGAAGAATAATTGCTTCCAACAAAACCCTCTCTCCATATCTTCTCACTTTCACCAGGGGAATCGCCTTCAAACTTTTCGTTGGAGGTAACTCTCTCTCTCCCTGACCAATAGTGattagtgtgtgtgtgtgtatttaGTGAATATAGTTTTCATCATTCTGTGGAAAATAAGTAGTGAACAATTGAATATGAAAATGGGAAATAAGAAATATTGCTTTTTCCCCCATGATCTGAACATGAATGAATATGCCCTCATGTTTTGTACTTTTGTATTATGTGTTATACATTTACTTCTTGGTCACTTTGTTAATTGTtaactttttctatgtttttctgctCATACCAACACTTTGCTTATACATACTTTGAATGCATTAATCCTATCCCTTTTAAGTTATTGACCATTGGAAAGGGTTTATTGATTGTTTCTTATAAAGAAAAGCGGGTTTATTCATGGTTGGAGCTGCTGTGTTTCTAATTGTTTTGCAGGACTGTCCTTCCACACCAATGAAACAACATTGTCAGATGCATTTTCCAATTACGGACAAGTTATTGATGGTAGCTTTAGCTTCTAAATGATAAATTACACTTAACAATAAGTGAATGTTTGGAAACTCGCTTGAAAACCATGATGAAGCCAAATTCACAGTAGACACAACTTCCCTTAGCTTTTGCATCTGTCCACTATGATTTTAGTTTCACCGTGGTttgttttcaaacatgcacgCTGCTTTCTGTTTCATCTCCTAATCTTGTTTTCTAGCCTTTGACAATATTACTTTTCCAGCCAAAGTTGTGACAGATAGGGTGTCAGCTAGGTCTAAAGGGTTTGGTTTTGTCACCTTTGCTTCACAAGATGAGGCTGAGAATGCCATGGCAGAGATGAATGGAAAGGTCAAATTATCAAAAACTTGCAACTTTCCTGTTTGCTGTGTTATTACAAGTGATGACTGACAGAACTCTTTGCAGGCACTAAATGGACGTGTTATCTTTGTTGATTATGCAAAACCTGATACCAAAACTGGTTTTGAAATGCCAATTGCCAGAGGACCTCCTGAAGACCAGAACCAAACACAGACAGTTGATTCACCTCAGGCCATGTGATGTTAGATATAGCTCATGTTTGCTTGAGCATTGGATACCCCGGAATCACTTAAATTCCTAAGAAGCTACACCTATTAGATTTATACTTTAGTGTGGTTTCAGGTAGCATATGTGGGTTGTGGATTTTGTATCCATACATGATGCATACATGTAATGTTTTATGTAGCAAATGATGTGTTAAAAATAGCTAGAATTTCGCTTTCACCAGGTCTCCATCGCATATGGAGAACTGAGTTTTTTTGGGGATTATGATGCATACAAAAATTAGAAGCATTGCTTAGTGATAATTGAAGGATATATGTATTTGAATACTGGCATATGGAGGATTCTGTGGCTGTTAGTATATGAAAGTTTCTGCTAATAGTGATTAAAATGCTGGTTTATTCATGCCATATCCTTAACTCTAGCATTTCTCTATTTTTCACACCCTGTGATTTAACtaatattgaaataaaaagaggtgatAATAAAGCACAGCTTGTAAGAAGGAAATTCTCAACATTTGTGCAAAGAGATGTCACCGTAGAGAAACTGACTTGTGAAGGAACAACTCTTTGTTCTTGTCAATTAAAGATGAAAATGGAGTAATTTATGTCTTTCTGCTACAAAAGTTTATGGATAATTTTTTCAAGGGGAAGGAACGAAATGGCATTGTTGTTGCCACAATATAAATTAAGGGTTTAGTACACCTACAGAGCAGTTTTCTAAGTAATATTTTTGCCAGTTTGAAGCATATTTCTACCACTAGATGTGTAAAGGAAGTTCTTAATGTTAACATATAATTGAGCAAAATGTCATGGAAAAGTTATTCTTGTATTTTCTTATACTTCATAAAGTTAGACAGAGCAAGTGTGACAAACCatttggaatatgatgcttgatAAGGTGGACAAATGTGCCAAGCTCTGGATTCTGGAATAACATTCTTACTCATCATTCTGGAATAACATTCTTACTCATCATTCTGGAATAACATTCTCAACATTCCTACTCAATTAAAGAAAAATCTATAGATGCTAGTTTGCAACTGCAATTCTTGCAAATGATGAAATCTCTTCAAGCAAATTCAAGGCAATTTCTTGTCTCCTAAACCTTGATAAACTATCAATCAAAACTTTGCTCAAACTAATCAACAAAAACTTATTCTTCTCACTCGCCTCATCTAAAAGTCCAGTCCTATCTAGGCTATAAATTATGGGTTAAAAGTTGAAATCCTCAGTATATTTAGggttacaaaaaaaaagttaaaagtcTCAATTCGTTacgttttatatttatttatttcaatgtGGAGTTCTAGACTAGAAAGTAGCAGATTACTTCCCTCTTGtaggaaaaacaaaagaaaacgccgtctgtggggatcgaacccacgACCACGTGGTTAAAAGCCACGCGCTCTACCACTGAGCTAAGAAGGCAGCTGATAGAAAGTTTcaaaagtatttatttattgaatagAATTCTGATCGAAAGGCAATTTTCCCTATTTGTCCAAGAATTTCACTACCAGTATCAAAAGTGTAGTTAACGATTTTAGtctcttaatatttttttttgtttaatttgaaaaaaaaaattatatatgactAAGAATTAAACTTCACATGTTTTCCGTTGCACCAAAAACGAATTACCCATTATTTTTTACATTAGTGTTCCATTGGTTTGGAATATTTTTCAAGCCCCATCCTAGTCTCAATTAAACGATAGTGCGATtactttaaaaattatatattgacAATTACAAATTTCACACAATCTTTTCGTGTCAAAGAGTGTTATATTCTTTGACCAAACAAAAGTGTTATATTCCATTCTTTAATATTTTATCATAAATTTGTTGAAAGGCAAGCATTAAATCGCAAAGTGCAAAAATTATGATTCTCAcgtgaaaagaaaaaacataacGTGATCCCTTTGCTGGATTGAGGACCCTTTATTGTTGAAGCAAGTGTAATTCATATAGTTAGTTAGGCTCAGGAGGATTAACTAGTGTATAGTTAATGAGTGCTATATATAGTACACAATGTAACTGAGTTTGTGAGAGCAATTAATAAACAATTAATCATTTTTCTCTCAAGACTTATCTCTTTCtagttttctctctctctctctctctagagaaCCTTCTGGTTCTAACAGTGGTATCAAGAGCTCATCAATCAGGAGCCTGTGGTGGTGCCCAGGGCGGTGCAAGGTGGTGCTGCGGCGGCGCAAGGAGTTCCAGTGGCGGAGCTCAAGGCAGAGATCAACGGGTTGAGAGAATTGAAGAGAATTCAAGAAGAATCGAAGAACAGAGGGCAATGTCAAGATCGAATTCGCTTCCGATGAATCTTCCTACTCTCGATGGGAAGAATTATGAGCATTGGAGTGTCCAGATGAAAGCAATTTTCGGATTCCAAGAGTGCCTTGAGGTTGTTGAATCTGGGTTTGAAAAAATCACTGAATCTTCTTCTGAAACCCAGAAATCTGCACACAGTGAAGCCAAGAAGAAGGATTGCAAGGCAACTTTCTTGATTCATCAGTGCGTTGATGCTGCAAATTTTGAGAAGATCTCAAAGGCAAAATCTTCAAAAGAAGCATGGGAGATATTGGAGAAAAGTCATTCTGGGTTGGCAAAGGTGAAGAAAGTTAGACTCCAGACGATGAGGAGGCAATATGAACTGCTTCAGATGGAGGAGCAAGAATCTATTGCAGAATACTTCACCAGAATCAGAAGCTTGACCAACCAAATGAAGACCTATGGTGAGAGCATGCCAGATCAAGGAATTGTTGAAAAGGTACTCAGAACCCTTACTCCCAAATTTGATCATGTAGTGGTAGCAATAGAGGAATCTAAGGACACTGAAACTCTCAAGATCGATGAGTTACAAGGATCCTTAGAGGCACATGAACAAAGATTCAAGGAGAGATCAGGTGATAGGGAATCTGAACAAGCTTTGAGTGCTCAATGGAGAGGAAAAAATAATTCTGGGCAGAATGATAAGAAGAAAGACAAGGGAAAATGGACTGGGGATAAGAGGAATGATGGTGGAGGATCCAGCTCACAAGAGCAAAGATCTCAGAAGTCAAATTCTGATTCAAGTCATGCCAAGAAAGGTGGAAACCAGAACAATGGGAAACAGAAGAAGGATAAGAGCAAGATCCAGTGTTTCAAATGCAGAAATTGGGGGCATTTTGCTTCAGAATGCAAGCAAAAGAAGGCTACCCGAGGCAAGGAAGAGGAAGCCAGATTAGCCAAAGATGATGATTCAGATTCTGATGAGGTTCTGTTGTTAGCAAGGTGTGAAAATCCAGAT
This is a stretch of genomic DNA from Lotus japonicus ecotype B-129 chromosome 1, LjGifu_v1.2. It encodes these proteins:
- the LOC130732691 gene encoding small RNA-binding protein 11, chloroplastic-like, with protein sequence MAAIRRIIASNKTLSPYLLTFTRGIAFKLFVGGLSFHTNETTLSDAFSNYGQVIDAKVVTDRVSARSKGFGFVTFASQDEAENAMAEMNGKALNGRVIFVDYAKPDTKTGFEMPIARGPPEDQNQTQTVDSPQAM